One part of the Armatimonadota bacterium genome encodes these proteins:
- a CDS encoding 4Fe-4S dicluster domain-containing protein, whose product MNPQATREEYLTFSLPEKLAFYLLAILCLGYMAKQIWDRVRLWQSGRPIGPVREGRQYWMPTKDGLRQWWGKVLPYILLQKKVKSSRPKTGGPMHLMIFYGFMALVLATTLLGINTYSPIKFHRGAYYLLYEATFDTLGLFLLFGLAWAMVRRLKTKEPISQDKWDVGILALLLLITINGYFLEAARIALTPKEWDTWSWVGYLLSRPLGRFGVAAYQAAWWFHVALVLAFFCIIPKLRIRHIVLAIFSAAGAPDTPMGKLRTIPMEEVEQTEQIGVKLAKDYSRWHLMSLDACMECGRCTEVCPAYNVGKILNPKRIVQDLKGAMETGAEVAPSLNPEALWQCTTCNACVEACPVLIRHVDIIVDTRRNIVSEGGLSGSAALVLRQTASTSNAWGTSGNREDWMAGLDIPLARDGGSFEYLFWVGCAGATDPGSVKTTKAVAALLKKAGVSFACLGNEEACTGDPARRLGEEFLFQEKAMENASVFERYGVKKIVTACPHCFNSLKNEYGDFGATMEVFHHTQLLQQLVSKGSLLTAKPERGSVVLHDPCYLGRVNDESAAPRSLVEGVLSPEFSGAKTRCCGAGGGRMWMEEPPTERPANARVDQLLATGAKTIALGCPFCKIMLDAAKPSDEIKLVDLAEMLQEANV is encoded by the coding sequence GTGAACCCACAAGCAACCCGCGAAGAATATCTCACCTTTTCGCTTCCCGAGAAGCTCGCTTTCTACCTGCTCGCGATTCTCTGCCTCGGCTACATGGCCAAGCAGATTTGGGATCGCGTTCGGCTTTGGCAAAGTGGCCGGCCGATCGGACCCGTGCGCGAAGGACGCCAGTACTGGATGCCCACCAAGGACGGTCTCCGGCAGTGGTGGGGCAAGGTCCTGCCCTACATTCTTCTCCAAAAGAAGGTCAAATCCAGCCGCCCCAAAACCGGCGGACCGATGCACCTGATGATCTTTTACGGGTTCATGGCCCTCGTGCTCGCCACCACCCTGCTTGGCATCAACACGTACTCGCCCATCAAGTTCCACCGCGGCGCGTACTACCTGCTGTACGAAGCCACCTTTGACACGCTCGGCCTATTCCTGCTGTTCGGCCTTGCCTGGGCGATGGTGCGAAGACTCAAAACCAAGGAGCCGATCTCCCAGGACAAATGGGACGTCGGCATCCTTGCGCTCCTGCTCCTCATCACCATCAACGGCTACTTCCTCGAGGCCGCGCGCATCGCGCTGACGCCCAAAGAGTGGGACACCTGGTCGTGGGTCGGCTACCTGCTCTCCCGGCCCCTGGGCCGCTTCGGCGTGGCCGCCTATCAGGCCGCCTGGTGGTTCCATGTAGCGTTGGTTTTGGCGTTTTTCTGCATCATCCCCAAGCTCCGCATTCGTCATATCGTGCTCGCCATTTTCAGTGCCGCCGGCGCGCCGGATACGCCGATGGGCAAGCTCCGCACGATCCCAATGGAAGAGGTCGAACAGACCGAGCAGATCGGCGTCAAACTCGCCAAGGATTACTCGCGCTGGCATCTGATGTCGCTTGACGCGTGCATGGAATGCGGGCGATGCACCGAAGTCTGCCCCGCCTACAACGTCGGCAAGATTCTGAACCCCAAGCGCATCGTGCAGGACCTCAAAGGCGCGATGGAGACCGGTGCCGAGGTCGCGCCGTCCCTCAATCCTGAAGCCTTGTGGCAATGCACGACGTGTAACGCGTGCGTCGAGGCGTGCCCGGTGCTGATCCGCCACGTCGATATCATCGTCGATACCCGCCGCAACATCGTGTCCGAAGGTGGCCTCAGCGGCTCGGCTGCGCTGGTCCTGCGCCAAACCGCCTCGACCTCCAACGCCTGGGGCACTAGTGGTAACCGTGAAGACTGGATGGCGGGGCTGGATATTCCGCTCGCCCGCGACGGAGGGTCGTTCGAGTATTTGTTCTGGGTCGGGTGCGCGGGTGCGACTGATCCCGGCTCGGTGAAAACCACCAAAGCCGTGGCCGCCCTCCTCAAGAAGGCGGGCGTCTCGTTTGCTTGTCTCGGCAACGAAGAAGCCTGTACCGGCGACCCGGCTCGCCGACTCGGCGAAGAGTTCCTTTTCCAAGAGAAGGCGATGGAAAACGCGTCGGTGTTCGAGCGGTACGGGGTCAAAAAGATCGTCACCGCCTGCCCGCACTGCTTTAACTCGCTGAAAAACGAATACGGCGACTTTGGCGCGACGATGGAAGTGTTTCACCACACCCAACTGCTTCAGCAGTTGGTCTCCAAGGGCTCCTTGCTGACGGCCAAGCCCGAGCGCGGCTCCGTCGTCCTCCACGATCCCTGCTACCTGGGCCGCGTGAACGATGAGTCTGCCGCGCCGAGATCGCTGGTCGAAGGCGTCCTCAGCCCGGAATTTTCGGGTGCCAAAACGCGGTGCTGTGGCGCGGGCGGCGGACGAATGTGGATGGAAGAACCGCCGACCGAACGCCCCGCCAACGCCCGCGTCGATCAGCTTCTGGCCACCGGCGCGAAAACCATCGCCCTCGGCTGCCCATTCTGCAAAATCATGCTCGACGCGGCCAAGCCCTCGGACGAGATCAAGCTGGTGGATTTGGCGGAAATGCTTCAAGAAGCGAATGTTTAA
- a CDS encoding PAS domain S-box protein: MSSDLTTWSILHDVTRRLSPDIESELSQRELQLLVHASRGLTDQAIAIELGISLATIATYWGRIRIKLGPLNRTELVAKYLDYKAKDEIETLQNEVEVLRNQLENSGREDTGLLIALNKMPRSIIILAPDTTVVYVNEATCKWMGYSPDEMVGNSILDFYPEGRHEILMPWMEELFANPDHPTLGANRTAYTRHRDGSIVTIYGDAVVYDTPAGKRMMWITTLSQPTLPPPA; the protein is encoded by the coding sequence ATGTCATCAGATTTAACGACATGGTCTATACTGCATGATGTGACAAGGCGTCTTTCGCCTGATATCGAAAGCGAGCTTAGCCAGCGCGAACTTCAGTTGCTGGTACACGCTTCGCGGGGTCTGACGGACCAGGCGATCGCTATCGAACTAGGCATCAGCCTAGCTACAATCGCCACTTACTGGGGCCGAATCCGCATCAAGCTCGGGCCGTTGAACCGAACCGAGTTAGTGGCGAAATACCTGGATTACAAAGCCAAAGACGAGATCGAAACTCTCCAGAACGAGGTCGAGGTTCTGCGCAATCAACTGGAGAATTCTGGCCGCGAGGACACAGGCCTTTTGATCGCCCTCAACAAGATGCCGCGATCGATTATCATTTTGGCGCCAGATACGACGGTTGTTTACGTAAACGAAGCGACTTGCAAGTGGATGGGCTACTCACCGGACGAAATGGTCGGCAACTCGATTTTGGACTTTTACCCAGAGGGTCGGCATGAAATCCTCATGCCCTGGATGGAAGAGCTCTTCGCCAACCCCGACCATCCGACCCTCGGAGCTAATCGAACGGCCTATACGCGGCATCGAGACGGGTCGATTGTGACAATCTACGGGGACGCGGTGGTCTATGATACTCCGGCGGGAAAGCGTATGATGTGGATAACGACGTTAAGTCAACCAACGCTTCCCCCACCCGCATGA
- the fabZ gene encoding 3-hydroxyacyl-ACP dehydratase FabZ, producing MIDIQELLSVLPHRYPILLVDRILEISDDNMRCKGLKNVSINEPFFQGHYPGIPIMPGVLIMESMAQVGAALLMTTPKLVGKIPLIGSIENAKFRRIVRPGDQLIHDVEILWVRGDVGKMKGVATVDGETVAEMEMVFKMSARES from the coding sequence GTGATCGATATTCAAGAACTTCTGTCGGTATTGCCCCATCGGTATCCTATCCTTCTCGTCGACCGAATCCTGGAGATTTCGGATGACAACATGCGGTGCAAAGGACTCAAAAACGTCTCCATCAATGAGCCGTTTTTCCAGGGCCATTACCCCGGCATCCCCATCATGCCCGGCGTCCTCATCATGGAGTCCATGGCCCAGGTCGGCGCCGCTCTCCTCATGACGACCCCCAAGCTCGTCGGCAAGATTCCACTCATCGGATCCATTGAAAACGCCAAATTTCGCCGCATTGTTCGGCCCGGAGACCAACTCATCCACGATGTTGAGATACTTTGGGTTCGTGGAGACGTCGGAAAAATGAAGGGCGTCGCCACCGTCGACGGGGAAACTGTCGCCGAAATGGAAATGGTATTCAAGATGAGCGCAAGGGAAAGCTAG
- the lpxA gene encoding acyl-ACP--UDP-N-acetylglucosamine O-acyltransferase — translation MASIHPLAYVDPKAELAEDVVVGPFSYIEAGAVIGKGTRIDSHATVKHFTTIGENNYIGQGSVIGGDPQDRKYSGEPTYLTIGNNNVFREYVTLHRATGEGKSTIIGNDCFIMAYCHIGHNCHVHDRVTIANSVGVAGHVTIEDLVNIGGMSGIHQFCRIGKVAMVGGFTKITRDVPPFCLVDGAEEEVRDINAVGLRRLGVTQDERLALHKACKLLFKSKIGLSNALEIVREEVMPTEEVKYLIAFEERRFSGRNGRGDQH, via the coding sequence TTGGCCTCGATTCACCCCCTCGCATATGTCGATCCCAAGGCAGAACTTGCCGAGGACGTCGTCGTCGGTCCGTTTTCCTATATCGAAGCCGGCGCGGTGATCGGCAAGGGTACGCGAATCGACTCCCATGCGACCGTCAAACACTTCACGACCATTGGGGAGAATAACTACATCGGACAAGGGAGCGTCATTGGCGGCGACCCTCAAGACCGAAAATACAGCGGCGAGCCGACCTACCTCACCATCGGCAACAACAACGTTTTTCGCGAGTACGTCACCCTCCACCGCGCCACCGGAGAAGGGAAGTCCACCATCATCGGTAACGACTGCTTCATCATGGCCTACTGCCACATCGGCCATAACTGCCACGTCCACGACCGCGTCACCATCGCCAACTCGGTCGGTGTCGCCGGCCACGTCACTATCGAAGACCTGGTCAACATCGGCGGCATGTCCGGCATCCACCAATTCTGCCGAATCGGAAAGGTCGCCATGGTTGGTGGCTTTACCAAAATCACCCGGGACGTGCCCCCGTTCTGCCTCGTCGATGGAGCCGAAGAAGAGGTTCGCGACATCAACGCCGTCGGACTTCGACGCCTGGGAGTCACCCAAGACGAACGTCTGGCCCTCCACAAGGCCTGCAAACTGCTGTTCAAATCCAAAATCGGCCTCAGCAACGCCCTCGAAATCGTGCGTGAAGAAGTCATGCCGACCGAAGAAGTCAAGTACCTCATCGCCTTCGAAGAGCGCCGGTTCAGCGGCCGCAACGGTCGCGGCGACCAACACTGA
- a CDS encoding c-type cytochrome, which yields MKIQPIILATCLTITATAGLYQDDGDKKAEDVYKNIKVLKGMPASQVIPSMKFMCASLKVDCEYCHKEDDFASDAVEGKEAARHMIEMQNDINAKNFRGRTQVTCNSCHNGSTHPNSVPSLPGVSRRTIDRQAATATPADVLKKYQTAVGDGLKSVEFDGTATGFGPDGPVKVTQGGAGEFVMEMGGRKFGYDGTATWVQVGSGAAQALPAEQATEVQKFGQFFRGEHAFDSFGELRFAGRDKIDGKEVIVLRTASRTAKTSADLYFDSSTGLLTRLATYTTTPLGSIPESVEFGDYRKVGGAMVPFMITRPGGKAPIVMKFVKATANPKLADKFFSIPPK from the coding sequence TGGCCTTTATCAGGACGACGGCGACAAGAAAGCCGAAGACGTCTATAAAAACATCAAAGTCCTTAAGGGCATGCCGGCCAGCCAGGTCATCCCTTCAATGAAATTCATGTGCGCGTCCCTCAAGGTGGACTGCGAATACTGCCACAAGGAGGACGACTTCGCCAGCGACGCCGTCGAGGGTAAAGAAGCTGCGCGGCACATGATCGAGATGCAGAACGACATCAATGCCAAAAACTTCCGTGGCCGCACCCAAGTGACCTGCAATTCGTGCCACAACGGCAGCACGCACCCGAACAGCGTCCCGTCTTTGCCGGGTGTATCGCGGCGCACCATCGACCGGCAAGCGGCAACCGCAACTCCCGCCGACGTGCTGAAGAAGTATCAGACGGCGGTCGGCGACGGCCTCAAATCGGTCGAGTTTGACGGCACGGCGACCGGATTTGGACCTGATGGACCGGTTAAAGTCACACAGGGCGGTGCGGGTGAATTTGTGATGGAGATGGGTGGCCGAAAGTTTGGCTATGACGGCACAGCAACCTGGGTTCAGGTTGGCAGCGGAGCGGCCCAGGCACTCCCAGCCGAACAAGCCACTGAGGTCCAAAAGTTTGGCCAATTCTTCCGTGGCGAGCACGCGTTCGACAGCTTCGGAGAGCTGCGCTTCGCCGGTCGAGACAAAATCGACGGTAAGGAAGTGATCGTCCTTCGCACAGCCTCACGGACAGCCAAGACTTCAGCCGATCTGTACTTCGACTCGTCGACCGGATTGTTGACTCGATTGGCCACTTACACAACCACTCCGCTGGGCAGCATCCCAGAGTCGGTCGAATTCGGCGACTACCGAAAGGTGGGCGGCGCGATGGTACCTTTCATGATCACGCGACCGGGTGGCAAAGCTCCCATCGTTATGAAGTTTGTAAAGGCCACTGCGAACCCGAAACTAGCAGATAAGTTCTTCTCAATCCCGCCGAAATAG